CCTGTAAGTACAATGCTCGCTCGGCATTTTTGTTATGTGCCGTAAATCCTAGCGGTTCCTGTGCTGAATGTACTGATTATCAGCCAGAAAGCGACTAAAAAATAGTACGATCGCTCATTTTAGGTTTGGTTGGGCGAGAATTTCTTGCCATTCAGCTTCGGATAAAGGCTGAGTGATTAAATCAATGTTAAAACAATCAATAGCAGCTTGACTGAGACTGTTAACAATAGTTTCAATTAAAGCTTTTTTTGGCTGTTGCCAAGGTAATTTTACAGGCGATTTATGTTCATTAAAAACTTTAGCAAATAATGTATTATCTCTTGACAAATACAGGGAACCATGCTGTAAAATAGCATCATTTTTTATTAATTGAGCGCTACCAATTAGTTTCTCACCATTAGTAGTAACTAAATCAGCAGCAGTTGCAGTACCAAAACAATTAGGGTTGTGGATATAACCCCGTTTAGTATTACCGTAGTGTAGTTCGACACCGAGGGAAGACCAACCCCTAAGCAAAAATGCACAGATTTGTTGATAAATTTGCGATCGCGTCCCAGAAATACCTGATGTTACCACCATATAAGTTAAATCGTCCTGGTGTAGCACCGCCCGTCCGCCAGTAGGACGACGTACCAAATCAACTTCCTTACCTTCCCAAGTTAAATTTTGCCAGAAATCGGGAAAATTATGCTGGTGATAGCCTAAAGAAATCGCTACTGGAGACCAAGTATAAAAGCGTAAACTAGGCGGATGCTTACCCAAACGATGTTGTTGTAGCAACCAGCGATCGATAGCCATTTGAGTTGTTCCTGAAGCTGACAGCAAAGGAATTAAACGCCATTTCATCGGGAATTGGGGATTGGGTTCAGTTATCAGTAAACAGTTAGCAGTTACCACCCTAACAGTAAACAGTAAACAGTGAAAAGTTTATTCGCTAATTGCTTCTTGTCTCCAATCTCTACTGATAACTGATGAGTGGTGAGGTGAAAACCCCCCCATCCCTAGTTCCTAGTCCCCAGTCCCCAATCTCTACTGCTAACTGCGGATAAGTGCGGGTACGTGATAACTATTCGCTGATAACCGTCTTAACTAATCTGCACCAAACTCTTCTTGGAAAGCCTCATCATTATCATCAGCGATCGTTGCTACTAGAGTAATCGCCCGCGAAATTTCTCCTGGGGAAAGTTCTGCCACAGTGCGCTGTGATAAGACTACCACTCGATCGTTAAAAATACCGAAACAAGTTTCAAAAGTACCTTCCCAGTTCATTTCCAGAAGTCGGCGCATCAACTTAGGTTCATTTTTAGCAGGTAAAGGCAATACTGTCGCCCAAACTGTAAACAAATCCTCATCAGATTCGCCAGTTAGCTGTACGAAAACTTCAACACTGCCATAATTAAACTTCCAGAGGATACCATCTTCGCTGTGATTTACCATCGCCGTGTCTTCCATATCCAAACTGGAAATCACAGTTTCAATCACATCTTCATGGCTAGTAGCTTCTTCCACTAACTCCGAGGCGATCGCTTCTTCGGCTAAATCATTTTCGTTAATCGCCGTTTCTGGATTTTGATTTTGTGTCGTCATCGCAATCTCGTCTCTTTATTCAAACCATAGTATCTACTTTGACATCTTCCTGAAGCTAATTCACGCCAATATTTAGTTTTCCTCTTTATTTTCAAGAGTTTCCTGGCTCGTGTAGAGGATGATATCTCCACCAGGCGTAAATTCCGGCGTGTATAACACTACGCAATCTTAATCCCAAATCAAATTTGTTTAACTTCAGATCGATCTTGATTAAATCAAGATCGATCTGAGAATAAGGTGCTATTTCTCAACTTATTTTTTAGAAAGAGTAAACTCTTCCCTTTTCATCTACATAAACAGCATTATCGTACTCGGCACCGATATCAGTAGATGAACCTGGAGTTGCGCCATAAACTAAATCCGATCGCCGAATGCGTACTGCAACTACATTATTGCCGACATTACGGTAATCAAAAGCTAATAAAGCGCCTTGAGGATTATAAATATTTACATTAGCAATTTGATTCGCGCTGGTAATTGGCGGAACGCTAATCGTAACCAAGCCACCTGTAGGGATGACTCCTCTAGCAGCGCTAACATTAGTTGAGTCATATGCTACTGCTACTCCCGAATCATTAATTAGTTGTAGCTGCATAAAACGGGTGTTATCCACCGTTGCTGTTGGTTGCCAGTAGCCCGGACGATAATTACCTGTAGGACTAGGCTGAGAATAAACTGTTAGTGGGGTTATTCCAGCGATCGCGGCGATCGCGGTAGCGAGAGTAAATGTTTTCAGTTTCATGTTATTTCGAGTTAGACAAGTGAATCATCCCATCTGACCTTAATTTAACCCCGAACTGACTAAAAATCACTCTCAAGAAAAGATCCGTTAGTTAACAGCGATCGGGGATTTTGGTGATTGGGGATTGGGGACCCTTGGATTGGGGATTGGGTTCAGTGAGCAGTGAACAGTTAACAGTGACCAGTTTATCCTCCTTGTCCCCCTTCCTTGTCTCCCCCCTCTCCCAAGTCTCCCCCCTCCTCCAAGTCTTCCCCCTCTTCCTTGTCTCCAATTCCCCTCTAGAAGCTAAAAATGCCACCTTGATAGGTGGCTTGTTTTATGGTATTGAAAGAGAAATTACTCTCAAATCTAAATCCGATTAGACATCGTAGTAGAGAGAGAACTCGTAAGGATGAGGGCGCAAACGCAAAGGATTGACCTCATTATCCAGCTTGTACTCGATCCAGTTTTCGATGAAGTCTTCAGTGAAAACACCAGACTCAGTTAAGAACGCATTATCCTTCTCTAAATGTTCCAAAGCTGCTTCTAAGGAACCAGGAGTAGAAGGAATTTTACTGAGTTCTTCGGGGCTGAGATCGTAGATATCTACATCTAGAGGATCGCCAGGATCGATTTCGTTCTTAATTCCATCAATACCAGCACAAAGCATCGCAGCAAAGGCAAGATAGGGGTTACAAGTAGCATCCGGACAACGAAACTCTAAACGCTTGGCTTTGGGGTTTGTACCAGAAAGAGGAATGCGAACCGATGCAGAACGATTACCTTGAGAGTAAGCTAAGTTTACGGGTGCTTCAAAGCCAGGAACCAACCGCTTGTAAGAGTTAGTAGTTGGGTTGGTTAAAGCTAAGAGTGCGGGAGCGTGTTTGAGAATACCGCCAATATAGTTTAACGCCATTTTACTCAGGTTGGCGTAGCCACTTTCACCCCAGAATAGAGGCTTTCCGTCTTTCCAGATCGATTGGTGGGTGTGCATCCCCGAACCATTGTCGTTAAACAATGGTTTCGGCATAAAGGTAACAGTTTTACCGTATTTTTTACCCACATTCTTGATGACGTATTTGTAAGTCATCAAATAGTCAGCCGCTTGAACTAAGGTAGCGAAGCGGAAACCGAGTTCGTTTTGTCCTCCGGTAGCAACTTCGTGGTGGTGTTTTTCGATGGGGACACCGCACTCAGCCATTGTTAGTAGCATTTCCGTGCGAATATCTTGGAGAGTGTCGGTGGGAGCAACTGGGAAGTAACCTTCTTTATAACGGGGTTTGTAGCCCAAGTTACCACCGGGTTCCTCAGCACCGGAATTCCAACGTCCTTCGATGCTATCTACATAGTAGAAACCTTTGTTTTCGGTTTGGTCAAAGCGGACATCTTCAAACACGAAGAATTCTGCTTCTGGACCAAAGTAAGCGGTATCACCCAGCCCAGTAGTAGCTAAATACTCGACTGCTTTTTTAGCAATTGTTCGAGGGTCGCGATCGTAATATTCTCCGGTACGCGGTTCTTTAATTGAGCAAATCATGCTCAGGGTTTTTTCTTTGTAGAAGGGATCGATCCAAGCAGTGGTAGGATCGGGAACCATCGCCATGTCGGATTCATTGATCGCTTTCCAACCACGAATGCTGGAACCATCGAAAGGAACTCCCTCGTCAAAGGAAGCTTCTTCGATTTGATCGTAGTAGAACGAGCAATGTTGCCATATTCCTGGCATATCGATGAATTTCAGGTCAATAATCTTGATATCTTCGTCTCGAATCATTTTCAAGACTTCTTGGGGGGTTTCGGGCATTGTTACTCCTGTACCTTTTGTACTTTTGAAGCTTTTTTAGTCTCGAATCATCGTAGGGAGACACTTGCCGAGATTTTGTATCCTGTGTTACAGAATTGTGAATAATCTTTCTACTTAACGAGTAAATAACTAAAATTCGCTATTTCCCCGGCTGAAGTTTAAAGCTTTGTATCAAAAAATGTATTTTTGCACGTTGGTGGTGAGGGGATGAGATGATGATTGAGGTAATTGTCAAAAATCCTCATTGACGATTTTGATGAGATTATTATAAATAAAGCTGTTTGGATTAAGTCCATTAAAACAAGATCTGTGTTGGGAGAAAATTTTAATGCGGGACGCAGTTACAACTTTGATTAGAAACTACGATGTTGCTGGTCGCTATTTTGACCGCAATGCTCTCGATAGCCTTAAGTCCTACTTTGAGTCTGGCACGGCACGGGTGGCGGTAGCAACGATGATTTCGGCTAATGCTGCTTCGATTGTTAAGCAGGCTGGTTCTAAACTGTTTGAGGAACTGCCGGAATTGATTCGTCCGGGTGGTAATGCTTATACTACTCGCCGCTATTCGGCTTGTCTGCGGGATATGGATTATTATCTGCGCTATGCTAGTTATGCTTTGATCGCAGGCGATACTGATGTCCTGGATGAGCGGGTGCTGCAAGGGCTGCGCGAAACTTATAATTCTTTAGGTGTGCCTGTGGGTCCAACTGTAATTGGTATCCAAATTATGAAGGACATCGTTAAAGAAATGGCGGCTGAGGCGGGAATTTCGGATACTGCTTGTGTTGATAGTCCCTTTGATTACATGAGTCGCGAATTAGGCGAAGTTGATGTCTAATTTGAAACATAAGTAGGGTTAAAAGTCAAGGAAAAAAACAGCGATCGCTTGTTTTGCCTGGAAAGGGTGGAGAGGCGATCGCTGTTTGGCTTGGCTGAATCAGATCTTCATATACTCGGAGGCGACAATCATGGAACCAATACCTTCGTCAGTAAAGATTTCCAAGAGGAGGGCGTGAGGTATGCGACCATCAATAATATGAGCAGCTTTGACACCTTGAGCTAGCGATCGCACGCAGCAATTAACTTTGGGAATCATTCCTCCAGCAACGACTCCTTCGGAAATTAAGTTCCTCGCTTGTTGAATATCAACTTTGGGAATGAGTGTAGAAGGGTCTTTATAGTCTCGTAAAATACCTGCGGTATCAGTCAGCAAAATCAATTTTTCTGCTTCTAAAGCGGCGGCAATTTCACCAGCTACAGTATCGGCATTGATATTATGTGCTTGTCCCTTTTCATCAGCCGCCACGCTAGAAATAACGGGAACGTAGCCATTGCTAACTAAAGATTTGACTAAATCTATATCGACGCTACTAACTTCGCCGACAAAGCCAATACCTTCTTTCCCAACATGACGGGCTTTGATTAAATTACCATCTTTACCGCAAAGCCCAACTGCTTTGGCTCCAGCACGGTTAATTAAAGCCACCAGTTCTTTATTTACGCGACCGACTAAAACCATTTCCACTACATCCATTGTGGCAGCATCGGTAACGCGCAAACCATCTTTAAATTGTGGTTCAATGTTTAGTTTTGCCAACCAGCTATTAATTTCCGGACCGCCACCGTGTACGACTACAGGTAGTAAACCCACGCAGGATAAAAAGACAATATCACGAATGACTTTTTCTTTTAGATAAGTGTCTTTCATGGCTGCACCACCGTATTTGACGACGACAATACGTCCTGCAAACTGCTGAATATACGGAAGTGCTTCACTCAGCACTCGCACGCGAGTAGCTTCGGCTTTTCTAATATATTCGCTTTCGATTACCATAAGTTACTTCCTTGCCGAGTAAGTTATT
The genomic region above belongs to Oscillatoria salina IIICB1 and contains:
- a CDS encoding lipoyl protein ligase domain-containing protein, which codes for MKWRLIPLLSASGTTQMAIDRWLLQQHRLGKHPPSLRFYTWSPVAISLGYHQHNFPDFWQNLTWEGKEVDLVRRPTGGRAVLHQDDLTYMVVTSGISGTRSQIYQQICAFLLRGWSSLGVELHYGNTKRGYIHNPNCFGTATAADLVTTNGEKLIGSAQLIKNDAILQHGSLYLSRDNTLFAKVFNEHKSPVKLPWQQPKKALIETIVNSLSQAAIDCFNIDLITQPLSEAEWQEILAQPNLK
- a CDS encoding YbjN domain-containing protein produces the protein MTTQNQNPETAINENDLAEEAIASELVEEATSHEDVIETVISSLDMEDTAMVNHSEDGILWKFNYGSVEVFVQLTGESDEDLFTVWATVLPLPAKNEPKLMRRLLEMNWEGTFETCFGIFNDRVVVLSQRTVAELSPGEISRAITLVATIADDNDEAFQEEFGAD
- the glnA gene encoding type I glutamate--ammonia ligase, with product MPETPQEVLKMIRDEDIKIIDLKFIDMPGIWQHCSFYYDQIEEASFDEGVPFDGSSIRGWKAINESDMAMVPDPTTAWIDPFYKEKTLSMICSIKEPRTGEYYDRDPRTIAKKAVEYLATTGLGDTAYFGPEAEFFVFEDVRFDQTENKGFYYVDSIEGRWNSGAEEPGGNLGYKPRYKEGYFPVAPTDTLQDIRTEMLLTMAECGVPIEKHHHEVATGGQNELGFRFATLVQAADYLMTYKYVIKNVGKKYGKTVTFMPKPLFNDNGSGMHTHQSIWKDGKPLFWGESGYANLSKMALNYIGGILKHAPALLALTNPTTNSYKRLVPGFEAPVNLAYSQGNRSASVRIPLSGTNPKAKRLEFRCPDATCNPYLAFAAMLCAGIDGIKNEIDPGDPLDVDIYDLSPEELSKIPSTPGSLEAALEHLEKDNAFLTESGVFTEDFIENWIEYKLDNEVNPLRLRPHPYEFSLYYDV
- the apcB gene encoding allophycocyanin subunit beta; translation: MRDAVTTLIRNYDVAGRYFDRNALDSLKSYFESGTARVAVATMISANAASIVKQAGSKLFEELPELIRPGGNAYTTRRYSACLRDMDYYLRYASYALIAGDTDVLDERVLQGLRETYNSLGVPVGPTVIGIQIMKDIVKEMAAEAGISDTACVDSPFDYMSRELGEVDV
- the argB gene encoding acetylglutamate kinase — its product is MVIESEYIRKAEATRVRVLSEALPYIQQFAGRIVVVKYGGAAMKDTYLKEKVIRDIVFLSCVGLLPVVVHGGGPEINSWLAKLNIEPQFKDGLRVTDAATMDVVEMVLVGRVNKELVALINRAGAKAVGLCGKDGNLIKARHVGKEGIGFVGEVSSVDIDLVKSLVSNGYVPVISSVAADEKGQAHNINADTVAGEIAAALEAEKLILLTDTAGILRDYKDPSTLIPKVDIQQARNLISEGVVAGGMIPKVNCCVRSLAQGVKAAHIIDGRIPHALLLEIFTDEGIGSMIVASEYMKI